A region of the Wenzhouxiangella sp. XN201 genome:
AACCGCCGTACGAGGCCAGCGCGAGCTCCTAGACGAGCAAGACGAGGCGCTGTTTTCGGCACCCGGCTATCTCACCGTCGACTGGCTGACACGCTGGTTCCCGCGCCCCGACCTCGAAATCGGCCTGGGCCTTTTCAACCTGACCGACCGGCAATACTGGCGTAGCGGCAACGTCATCGGCCGCACCCCGGACGATCCGACCCTGCCGCTGCTGGCCGAACCGGGCCGCTGGGTGATGGCCAGCCTCACCTGGCATCATTAGTAACGCGGTAAGCTGATCGCACGACCTGCATTTCGAGGGCTCGACATGCCGCATCATCGACTGATTATTCTCGGGGCCGGCACCGCCGGCCTCAGCGCCTGGAAACAGGCCGGCGACTTCACCGACGAAATTGTCATGATCGACCCCGGTCCGCTGGGTACGACCTGTGCACGGGTCGGCTGTATGCCCTCCAAGGCCCTGCTGCAGATCGCCAAGGAAATACACCAGGCACGTCGGCTGCATGAGAATGGCTTGCTGACCGGACAAGCCGCTGAGGTTGACGGCGCGGCCGTGATGACGCGTGTGCGTGAACTGCGCGATCGTTTCACCGCCGGCCCGCTCAAGGCGGTCGACCGCATGGGCGAGCGCTATATCAATGGGCGGGCGCGTTTCACGGGGCCCGATTGCATCGAGGTCAATGGTGAAACCCACAGCGCTGACGGCATCGTCGCAGCCATCGGCACCAAGCCCCTGGTCCCCGGAAACTGGCCCGACCTGGGCGAGCAGCTGCTGACCAGCGATTCCATTTTCGAGATGGCCGATCTCCCCCGACGCGTCGGCGTGATCGGTGCCGGTGCGATCGGCTGCGAGCTCGGCCAGGCCCTGGCGATGCTCGGCTGCGAAGTCCACCTGTTCGGACGTGACCACCGCTTGGCCGGAACAGCCAGCGACGCCGTCAACGAGGTGATCGGGCAGGCCTTGTCCGATTCGCTGCATCTGCACCTGGGCGAGAACGCCGAACCGGTCAGGCTCGACGACGGCGTGGCCATACAGGTCGGCGATGAGCAAATCGAAGTGGATGCGGTCGTCGCCGCCATCGGCCGCCGACCGGTCATCGACGATCTCGGGCTCGAAGCACTGGGCGTGGCTCTCAACGAAAACGGCCTGCCCGAGATCGATCCGGTCAGCCTGCGGGCCGGCGATGCACCCGTCTGGTTCGCCGGCGATATCAACGGTATTCGTCCGCTCATGCACGAAGCCGCCGACGAAGGCCGACTGGCAGCCTGGCACGCCCTGCATCCCGATGCCGACTGTCTCGGCCGACGCACGCCAATGGCGATCGTCTTTACCGAACCGCAGGTTGCATGGGCCGGCCGGCGAAGCGGTGATCTGCCGGATGGGGCCATCACCGGGCAAAGCGATTTCTCGCGCCAGGGCCGGGCGATCATCAAGGGCTACCAACACGGCCTGATGCAGATCCATGCCGAGGAGAACGGTCAGCTAATCGGCGCCGAAATGGCCTGCGCCGGCGCCGAGCACCTGGCCCATGAACTGGCCTGGCTGATCCAGCAGGAGATGCACGTGATCGAGGCGCTGCAACTCCCCTTCTACCACCCGGTGCTGGAAGAGGGGCTGCGCACTGCCTTGCACGATATCCGGCGGCAGTTACCCGAGCGCGAGCGGCGACCGGACCTGCCCCTGTGTGACGACGCCCCGGCATCCCTTCCGGGCACCTGAGTCCCCCGCCGGCTGCAGCGTCGAAAACATGGAAATCTGATCGAAAATCGACCGGCAATTTGACCTCGCTCAAATAGCTGCCCATGGTGAAGCTTTAAGATGCACGCGAAATACATGTTAGGTATTTCAACTGTACAAATCAGCTCGCCAAAGGAGCAGCAAAATGATACGCAGCAAGTCTACAACAGTCGCCGCCATGGCCCTGGCACTCAGCTTCGGCGCCGGCTCAGTTTCCGCCAACGACCGCCTCGTCCACGACGGCGAATTCATGGTCGACGGCATGATCTTCGGCCTGCCCGAAGCCCGCGTCTACACCGAAGACTACAGCGGCCCGCCGGTGGTGGGCGACTACCTCACGGCCGTGCCCCACCTGGCCGAACTCGACTACGACGGCAATCGCACGCACGAAGTGCGCATGGACGTGATTTCCCAGCAGATCGAGATTGCACCGGGCAAGTTCTACAATGCCTGGACCTTCGGCGGCAGCGTGCCCGGCCCGACCCTGCATGTGCGCGAAGGCGACCGCGTGGTGTTCACCATGAAGAACCGCTCGGACGAACCGGTGGTGATCACCGAGCCGGTCGCAGGCGGCAGTCCCTTCTTCGGCCAGATCCGCGCCAACCCGATCCAGAACAACCAGCCGGCTGTCAGTGCGATGCCGCATTCGATGGATTTTCACAGCGGCACCGTGGCCGCCGACGACAAGTGGCGGACCATTCCCCCGGGCGTGACCATCGAGTTCGAATGGGTCGCCAACTACCCCGGCGTGTACATGTACCACTGCGGCACTCCCAGCGTGCTGATGCACACCGCCCAGGGCCAGTACGGCGCCGTCGTGGTCTCGCCCAAGAACGGTTTTCCCACCGATGACCAGGTCGACCGCGAGTATGTATTGGTGCAGTCGGAGTTCTACCTGACCGAGGACGAGTACAACGAAGGCTACCGCTACGACCACGAAGCGGCCATGGCCCGCAATCCCAGCCACGTGACCTTCAACGGGCACATCAACACCCTGCACGACCAGCCGCTGCGCGCCAACGCCGGTGAGCGGGTCCGCCTGTACGTGCTCAATGCCGGTCCCAGCGACACCTCCAGCTTCCACGTCATCGGCGCGATCTTCGACCGGGTCTGGTACGAAGGCAACGTCGAGAACGAATGGCGCGGCATGCAGACGGTTCTGCTCGGCGCCAGCAACGGTGCGGTAATGGACTTCATCGTGCCCGAGGAAGGCAGCTACAAGCTGGTCGACCACGAGTTCGCCGACGCCGAGCGCGGTGCCGCCGGCACGCTGATCGCCGGACCGCGCCAACAGTAGCCGCCATCCACTTTCCGGACCAGGGAGCCGCCGTCATGCGCACCATGCTGATTGTCCTGGCGTTGAGTCTGTCCATGACAGCCTTGGCCGAGGAAACCGACATCGTGTTCATCGACGGCGGCGACTGGGAGCTGCCGATCGTGCGCGAAGACACGGGCGGCCCAGGCAGGGTCGACGACTTCGCGCTCGATGCCCGCCAGGTGACCAACGCCGAGTTCCGCGAATTCGTCGCAGCCAATCCCGAATGGCGCCGCGACCGCGCCCCGGGCATCTTCCGCGACGACCGTTACCTGGCGCACTGGCCCGCAGCCGACGCCCTGGGCGAAGGCAATGCGGCCCCCGACCGGCCCGTGACACGGGTGTCCTGGTACGCCGCCCGCGCCTACTGCAGGGAACTGGGCGGTCGGCTTCCGACCATGACCCAGTGGGAGTACGCCGCCGAACGCCAACGCGAGGCGCTGGGTGTGACTCCGGATGACTACGCCCGCAAGCTGTTCAGCTGGTACGCCAATCCCGGCGCGGGCGCGCTCTCGCCGGTCGCCCGGGGCAAGGCGCCCGGACTGGGGATCCACGACCTGCACGGCCTGGTACTCGAGTGGGTGGAAGACTTCCAGCTGGTGCTCGGCCGCGGCGACGACATCGACCTGCTGACCGGCTCCTGCGGCGACACGGCCCGCTTTCTGCCGGAGTTCGACCAGGCCCATTACGCCACCTTCCTGCGCTTCCAGTCGCGCAGCAACTACCGGCCCGAAACCACGACCAGCACACTGGGCTTCCGGTGTGCATACGATCCCGGAGCAAGACCATGAATACGCAAATCGCCCTCTTCCTGGCTGCCACCCTGATGGCCACAGCGGCCACTGCCAAAGAACCGCAGGCCGGAGAGCACGAGGGCCACGACGCCCATGCCCATCACACGCCGATGCACGCTGAAGCGGTAACGCACGACCACTCCCTGTTCCATCTAGACGCCGAATGGCGCACCCAGCAGGGAGAGCCCTTCCGGCTCGAACAGCTGGCCGGCAGGCCGACGGTCATCACCATGATCTACGGCTCGTGCACCACCGCCTGCCCGGTGCTGGTCAACGACGCGCGACGCATCGATCGCGCCGCGCCAGTTTCAATTCAGGACGACCTGCAAGTGGTCATCGTCAGCTTCGATCCGGCCCGCGACACGCCCGAACGCATGGCCGACTATGCCGATTCCTACGAAGTCGATGCCGAACGCTGGCATTTCCTGCACGGGGATCCGGCCGACATCCGCACCCTGGCAGCCGTGCTGGGCGTGCGCTATCGCGACAACGGCGACGGCACGTTCGACCACAGCAATCTGATCAGCCTGCTCGACACCACTGGCCGGGTGGTACACCGCAGCGAGGGCCTGGCACGTCCGGTCGAGCCGGTCGTGGCTGCGCTCGAGCAGCTGCCTGAAAGCTAGGCAGCCTTCACCGCAGCCAGCAATCGCCCGGCACGCGCCTCGATTGCCTCGAAATCGCCCGCGGCCACGAGCTGCGGGTCGAACAGCGGGGCCACGAATCCGATTGCATGCGCCCCGGCCGCCAGCCAGTCGGTAGCGTTGCCTTCCGTTACCCCGTGCGTCGGCACGATATTAAGAAACGGCATTGGACCCAGGCAGGCCTTGACGAAATCCGGGCCGATTCCCGGCGCCGGGAACAGCTTCTGCAACGGCGCACCGGCGCGATGGGCACGCAGCATTTCAGTCGGCGTGTGCGTGCCGGGCATGGCCGCCACACCCAATCGATTGGCGGCATCGATTACCGCCTCGTCGGTAACCGGCGAGACCAGGAACTTCGCACCGGCCGCCACCGCTTGCTCGGCCTCGTCCGGTTCAAGCACCGTACCGGCACCGATTACCAGGTCGTCATGGCGCTTGCTGAAGTCGCGAATGATGTCGAACACATCGGGAATGGTCAGGGTGAACTCGCAGATTCGGAAACCGCCACGCACGGCCGCCTCCATGGCATGAACCGCGGCATCGGCGTCATGGGTGCGGAGGATGGCGGATGCCCGGGTGCGGCCGAGCAGTTGGACGAAGTCGGTGGGAGTCATAGTGAAACCACAGTGTTAAGTGTCAAGTGTGAAGTGTAAAGAAAATCGCAACTCTCCACTTCACACTTCACACTTCACACTCTTGAGCCCATCCGAAACGCGCTCGATCTGTTCTTCCGTCATTTCCGGGAAGATCGGCACAGAGAGGCAGCGTTCGGCAACGGCCTCGCTATTGCCCAGGTCACCGGCCTGGCGGCACTGCGCGAAGGCCGGCTGTCGATGCAAGGGGATCGGATAGTAGACGGCGCTGGCGATATCGTTTTCGCGCAGACTGGCTTGCAGGTGCTCACGCAAACCGTCAGGCACCAGCAGGGTGAACTGGTGGTAGACATGGCGACCGATGTGGTCTTCGTACGGCAATTCGAAGTCCGCAGTCTCAAGACAACGCCGATAGCCGGCCGCCACGCGCCTGCGCTCGCGATTGAAGTCGTCAATGTAGCCCAGCTTGACCCGCAGGATGGCCGCCTGCAGCTCATCGAGGCGGCTGTTGTAGCCGATCACTTCATGCTCGTAGCCGTCGACACGGCGGCCATGGTTGCGCAGCATGCGAATCTCTTCGGCCAGTGCATCGTCGCTGGTAGCGATCAGTCCGCCGTCACCGCAGCCGCCGAGGTTCTTGCTGGGGAAAAAGCTGAACGCGCCGGCCAGCCCGATCGACCCGGTCTGGCGGCCTTCGATCTCGGCGCCGAA
Encoded here:
- a CDS encoding dihydrolipoyl dehydrogenase: MPHHRLIILGAGTAGLSAWKQAGDFTDEIVMIDPGPLGTTCARVGCMPSKALLQIAKEIHQARRLHENGLLTGQAAEVDGAAVMTRVRELRDRFTAGPLKAVDRMGERYINGRARFTGPDCIEVNGETHSADGIVAAIGTKPLVPGNWPDLGEQLLTSDSIFEMADLPRRVGVIGAGAIGCELGQALAMLGCEVHLFGRDHRLAGTASDAVNEVIGQALSDSLHLHLGENAEPVRLDDGVAIQVGDEQIEVDAVVAAIGRRPVIDDLGLEALGVALNENGLPEIDPVSLRAGDAPVWFAGDINGIRPLMHEAADEGRLAAWHALHPDADCLGRRTPMAIVFTEPQVAWAGRRSGDLPDGAITGQSDFSRQGRAIIKGYQHGLMQIHAEENGQLIGAEMACAGAEHLAHELAWLIQQEMHVIEALQLPFYHPVLEEGLRTALHDIRRQLPERERRPDLPLCDDAPASLPGT
- a CDS encoding bifunctional 4-hydroxy-2-oxoglutarate aldolase/2-dehydro-3-deoxy-phosphogluconate aldolase, which produces MTPTDFVQLLGRTRASAILRTHDADAAVHAMEAAVRGGFRICEFTLTIPDVFDIIRDFSKRHDDLVIGAGTVLEPDEAEQAVAAGAKFLVSPVTDEAVIDAANRLGVAAMPGTHTPTEMLRAHRAGAPLQKLFPAPGIGPDFVKACLGPMPFLNIVPTHGVTEGNATDWLAAGAHAIGFVAPLFDPQLVAAGDFEAIEARAGRLLAAVKAA
- a CDS encoding formylglycine-generating enzyme family protein, which codes for MRTMLIVLALSLSMTALAEETDIVFIDGGDWELPIVREDTGGPGRVDDFALDARQVTNAEFREFVAANPEWRRDRAPGIFRDDRYLAHWPAADALGEGNAAPDRPVTRVSWYAARAYCRELGGRLPTMTQWEYAAERQREALGVTPDDYARKLFSWYANPGAGALSPVARGKAPGLGIHDLHGLVLEWVEDFQLVLGRGDDIDLLTGSCGDTARFLPEFDQAHYATFLRFQSRSNYRPETTTSTLGFRCAYDPGARP
- a CDS encoding SCO family protein, translating into MNTQIALFLAATLMATAATAKEPQAGEHEGHDAHAHHTPMHAEAVTHDHSLFHLDAEWRTQQGEPFRLEQLAGRPTVITMIYGSCTTACPVLVNDARRIDRAAPVSIQDDLQVVIVSFDPARDTPERMADYADSYEVDAERWHFLHGDPADIRTLAAVLGVRYRDNGDGTFDHSNLISLLDTTGRVVHRSEGLARPVEPVVAALEQLPES
- a CDS encoding DegT/DnrJ/EryC1/StrS family aminotransferase, which codes for MNPIPMVDLGVQYEHLKSELDAAISGVMAGTRYILGPEVQALENELAGYLGVSHAIGCASGTDALHLALRAAGIGPGDEVITTPFTFIATAEAIRYCGAEPVFVDIDPRSFNIDPERVEAAVNERTRAILPVHLFGQPADMTALMALADRHGLKVIEDCAQSFGAEIEGRQTGSIGLAGAFSFFPSKNLGGCGDGGLIATSDDALAEEIRMLRNHGRRVDGYEHEVIGYNSRLDELQAAILRVKLGYIDDFNRERRRVAAGYRRCLETADFELPYEDHIGRHVYHQFTLLVPDGLREHLQASLRENDIASAVYYPIPLHRQPAFAQCRQAGDLGNSEAVAERCLSVPIFPEMTEEQIERVSDGLKSVKCEV
- a CDS encoding multicopper oxidase domain-containing protein, producing the protein MIRSKSTTVAAMALALSFGAGSVSANDRLVHDGEFMVDGMIFGLPEARVYTEDYSGPPVVGDYLTAVPHLAELDYDGNRTHEVRMDVISQQIEIAPGKFYNAWTFGGSVPGPTLHVREGDRVVFTMKNRSDEPVVITEPVAGGSPFFGQIRANPIQNNQPAVSAMPHSMDFHSGTVAADDKWRTIPPGVTIEFEWVANYPGVYMYHCGTPSVLMHTAQGQYGAVVVSPKNGFPTDDQVDREYVLVQSEFYLTEDEYNEGYRYDHEAAMARNPSHVTFNGHINTLHDQPLRANAGERVRLYVLNAGPSDTSSFHVIGAIFDRVWYEGNVENEWRGMQTVLLGASNGAVMDFIVPEEGSYKLVDHEFADAERGAAGTLIAGPRQQ